The Alphaproteobacteria bacterium GM7ARS4 genome includes a region encoding these proteins:
- the aepX gene encoding phosphoenolpyruvate mutase — protein sequence MSSVLSSHGHKKGGGGVKSRLSSAQRLRAMLSRQSLSFLMEAHSGLSAKIVEEAGCEGIWASGLAMSASMGVRDSNEASWTQILECLEFMADACSLPILLDGDTGYGNFNNARRLVKKLCQRGIAGVCLEDKLFPKTNSFIGARHPLADVEEFCGKLQAIQETKPSQDFVLVARVEALIAGLGMAEALRRAECYRLAGADAILIHSKRRDAQEVLEFSREWASRCPLVIVPTKYIHTEPTRYQEAGISMVIWANHMLRASIHAMQSACAVVRKTGSPAMLEDTIAPMDEVFRLSGNDELRQAEQRYLRHSASHCHRAIILAASRGQKLDSLTTKMPKAMLDVRGKPLLKRLVDVFKKASVSDITVVRGYGKAHVVVDGVTMVDNPRHADYGEAWSLFCAKEPLQEKRDDLFICYGDILCKPALIDAMAESHGALVMAVCPVGWQEQSRHYRRADDKRDWVCVSRPYDGDYFSSDKETYLTAFCEDNVCDKTKVPSSQGEWLGVVRVRGEGHALLWQELCAMEKDGTIRTSAGDMPMLFRRLLKRGVRVHVLYNTFPWLDIDDIYDLAEARNQNP from the coding sequence ATGTCCTCTGTGCTTTCCTCTCACGGACATAAGAAGGGGGGCGGAGGCGTCAAGAGTCGCCTGTCATCGGCGCAGCGTCTGCGCGCGATGCTCTCAAGACAAAGCCTCTCTTTTCTCATGGAGGCACATAGCGGTTTGTCAGCAAAAATTGTGGAAGAGGCAGGCTGTGAGGGCATCTGGGCGTCTGGCCTTGCCATGTCGGCATCGATGGGGGTGCGCGACAGCAACGAAGCGTCATGGACACAGATATTGGAATGTTTAGAATTCATGGCAGACGCATGTTCTCTTCCCATTCTTCTTGATGGCGATACGGGCTATGGGAATTTCAATAATGCGCGGCGTTTGGTCAAAAAACTATGCCAGCGAGGCATTGCGGGGGTGTGTTTAGAGGATAAGCTGTTTCCTAAGACGAATTCTTTTATTGGTGCGCGCCATCCCCTTGCCGATGTGGAAGAGTTCTGTGGCAAGCTCCAGGCCATTCAGGAGACGAAGCCGTCTCAGGATTTTGTCTTAGTGGCGCGTGTAGAGGCGCTCATTGCGGGGCTTGGCATGGCGGAGGCGTTGAGGCGCGCTGAATGTTATCGTTTAGCGGGGGCAGATGCCATTCTCATCCATTCGAAGCGGCGAGACGCCCAAGAAGTCCTTGAATTTTCACGGGAATGGGCTAGCCGTTGTCCTCTTGTCATTGTGCCAACGAAATATATCCATACCGAGCCAACCCGCTATCAAGAGGCGGGAATCAGCATGGTCATTTGGGCAAATCATATGTTACGAGCGAGCATTCACGCCATGCAATCGGCATGCGCCGTTGTTCGTAAGACGGGAAGTCCCGCCATGTTAGAGGATACCATCGCCCCGATGGACGAGGTGTTTCGCCTCTCTGGCAATGACGAGTTGCGCCAAGCCGAACAACGTTATCTTCGCCACAGCGCGTCCCATTGTCATCGCGCCATTATCTTGGCGGCATCCCGTGGGCAGAAGCTCGACAGCCTCACGACAAAAATGCCAAAAGCCATGCTCGATGTGCGTGGCAAGCCCCTCCTTAAGAGGCTTGTGGATGTCTTCAAAAAAGCCTCTGTGTCCGACATCACTGTCGTCAGGGGATATGGCAAGGCCCATGTCGTTGTTGATGGCGTGACGATGGTTGATAATCCGCGCCATGCCGACTATGGCGAAGCATGGTCATTATTTTGCGCCAAAGAGCCGTTGCAAGAGAAAAGAGACGACCTCTTCATATGCTATGGCGATATTCTCTGTAAGCCCGCCCTCATCGATGCCATGGCGGAGAGTCATGGCGCTCTTGTCATGGCTGTCTGTCCTGTGGGGTGGCAGGAGCAGAGTCGACATTATCGTCGCGCTGATGACAAGCGTGATTGGGTGTGTGTCTCACGCCCCTATGATGGCGACTATTTTTCGTCAGACAAAGAAACATATCTCACCGCCTTCTGTGAGGATAACGTCTGTGATAAGACGAAAGTGCCATCCTCTCAAGGAGAGTGGTTAGGCGTTGTCAGAGTGCGTGGGGAAGGACATGCTCTTCTGTGGCAGGAACTCTGTGCTATGGAAAAAGACGGAACGATACGGACGAGTGCTGGTGATATGCCCATGCTCTTTCGCCGTTTGCTCAAGCGAGGGGTGCGCGTCCATGTTCTCTATAATACGTTCCCATGGCTTGATATTGATGATATTTACGACCTTGCCGAAGCGCGCAATCAAAATCCGTGA
- a CDS encoding MMPL family transporter, translated as MSALYTRSIAAIATWCYRYGWFVLPVAVAAASFTTYFAAKELTLNTSTSDMLAEHLDFRRHSERLKKIFPLTRDVLVVVVSGESFTTSYKASRLLYRAMRERDDLFLNVFSAPHEPYFINNSLLFRDKDDIIDYSDALIEAQPFIATLSRDNNIKGIYRAIELIDLHAQEASFEEKERIYELKQDIATVVRDVHDGHKPPTINWRKSLGDDSIHEGTRFLIISSPQLDFSSLTPAKDAIDFITQEGMRIKKEEALEFEIGFSGNVALEEDEKASVIQGASVAGLLALVLVAFLVIRGLHSWRAALCVMLSLMLGLLLTTGYAAAAIGHLNLISTAFAVLFIGIGVDFGIQLCLRYLETSIENPKHTGEQRLHDSVISLERPLTLAAISAAGGFLAFVPTDYVGMSELGVIAGGGLAIAYIANLTLLPALLSIFCRKASFIAKLPPETTPETPIHRFIEHHPVALTSIGFLIMSVSLLVVPHYKTNFDPFYLYDPESLSVKTTLTLLEDRESQLYAAQILAKDEKEAQTIKDTLHALPEVSVAHTISDFLPNNIATKRPIIEETAFLLLPSLELIAHNDPLSSEQRRQTIKDWAELERAPQTGHPGLQQALDSIKDRHASVLLSIEEAILRGLPTQLELLRDSLQPTLIGKSSVSIQALPKSLRLFSLADDGFNIVTVLPSADVRHSPEELTRFVDAVRNEIPSATGPPVITVEGKREVLRAFVEAGTLAICFVLILLLLSLRAVVDSILAFLPLFMAATMTVAIAVAINLPLNFANIIALPLLFSLGVSYGIYLLSRERTAASVKAMMLSSTPRAILYSALTTVAGFGSLALSPHRGTASMGLMLLIALLSVLITSLIFLPALLQIRENYRKRKQNKRATSTP; from the coding sequence ATGAGCGCATTATATACACGCTCGATCGCGGCCATCGCCACATGGTGTTATCGCTATGGATGGTTTGTTCTTCCTGTGGCGGTGGCAGCAGCGTCATTCACGACATATTTTGCCGCCAAAGAGCTCACCCTGAATACATCCACCAGCGACATGCTGGCAGAACATCTGGACTTTAGACGCCATAGCGAACGTCTTAAGAAAATTTTTCCCTTGACCCGTGATGTTCTCGTCGTCGTTGTCAGTGGAGAGAGTTTTACGACCTCCTATAAGGCATCAAGACTCCTCTATCGCGCCATGCGTGAGCGCGATGACCTCTTCCTCAATGTCTTCAGCGCGCCCCACGAACCCTACTTCATCAATAACAGCCTCCTTTTCCGCGACAAAGACGACATCATCGACTACAGCGACGCCCTCATCGAAGCCCAACCCTTTATCGCCACCCTCAGTCGCGATAACAATATCAAAGGAATTTATCGCGCCATCGAACTCATCGACCTGCACGCGCAAGAGGCATCCTTCGAAGAAAAAGAACGTATCTACGAATTGAAACAGGATATTGCAACCGTCGTGAGAGATGTCCATGACGGCCATAAGCCACCAACCATCAATTGGCGCAAGAGTCTCGGAGATGACTCGATCCACGAGGGAACACGATTCCTTATCATCTCTAGCCCGCAACTGGATTTTTCGTCCCTCACGCCAGCAAAAGACGCCATCGACTTCATCACCCAAGAAGGCATGCGTATCAAAAAAGAAGAGGCGCTGGAATTCGAGATCGGATTCAGCGGGAATGTCGCCCTCGAAGAAGATGAAAAGGCAAGCGTCATACAGGGCGCTTCCGTTGCTGGGCTTCTTGCCTTAGTGCTGGTGGCATTTCTCGTCATACGCGGACTCCATTCATGGCGCGCCGCCTTGTGCGTCATGCTCTCCCTCATGCTGGGATTGCTCTTGACGACAGGCTATGCTGCTGCTGCCATCGGTCACCTCAATCTTATCTCCACCGCCTTTGCCGTTTTGTTTATCGGTATCGGCGTCGATTTTGGTATCCAATTATGCCTCCGCTATCTCGAGACAAGTATCGAAAACCCTAAACACACAGGAGAACAGCGACTCCACGACTCTGTCATATCCCTCGAACGTCCCCTCACCCTCGCCGCCATATCGGCAGCGGGTGGCTTTCTTGCCTTTGTCCCCACTGACTATGTCGGCATGTCAGAGCTGGGCGTCATCGCTGGCGGCGGCCTCGCCATTGCCTATATCGCCAATCTTACGCTCCTCCCCGCCTTGCTCTCCATCTTCTGCAGAAAAGCGTCCTTTATCGCTAAACTCCCGCCAGAGACGACTCCTGAAACACCCATTCATCGTTTCATCGAACATCATCCCGTTGCCCTCACCAGTATAGGCTTCCTTATCATGAGCGTGTCTCTGCTTGTCGTCCCACACTATAAAACGAATTTCGACCCGTTCTACCTCTATGATCCAGAGTCACTCTCGGTGAAAACAACGCTCACCCTCCTCGAAGACAGGGAGTCACAACTCTATGCCGCACAAATCCTCGCCAAAGATGAAAAAGAAGCACAGACAATCAAAGACACCCTCCACGCTCTCCCTGAGGTCAGTGTCGCCCACACAATTTCCGATTTCCTCCCAAACAATATCGCCACGAAAAGACCTATTATCGAAGAAACGGCATTCCTCCTCCTGCCATCCCTCGAACTCATCGCACACAACGACCCCCTCTCGTCAGAACAACGACGCCAAACCATCAAAGACTGGGCCGAATTGGAACGCGCGCCACAAACAGGACATCCGGGCTTACAGCAAGCCCTCGACTCTATCAAAGACCGCCATGCAAGCGTCCTCCTCAGCATAGAGGAAGCGATCTTGCGCGGCTTGCCCACACAATTAGAGCTCTTGCGCGACTCGCTCCAACCCACATTGATAGGGAAGTCCAGCGTCTCCATACAGGCTTTGCCTAAATCTCTGCGCCTCTTCTCCCTCGCTGATGACGGCTTCAATATCGTCACCGTCCTCCCCTCTGCCGATGTCCGCCATAGTCCCGAAGAGCTGACGCGCTTCGTCGACGCCGTGCGCAACGAAATTCCCAGCGCCACAGGCCCCCCCGTCATCACCGTTGAAGGCAAGCGAGAAGTCCTACGCGCCTTTGTCGAGGCTGGCACCCTCGCCATATGCTTCGTCCTTATCTTACTCCTCTTATCGCTACGGGCAGTCGTGGATAGTATCCTCGCCTTTCTCCCTCTCTTTATGGCAGCCACCATGACAGTCGCCATCGCCGTTGCCATTAACCTTCCCCTTAACTTTGCCAATATCATCGCCCTCCCCTTGCTCTTCAGTTTAGGCGTCTCCTATGGCATTTACCTCCTGTCGAGAGAGCGCACGGCTGCCTCCGTCAAAGCCATGATGCTCAGCTCGACACCACGGGCTATCCTTTATAGCGCACTGACAACCGTGGCTGGATTTGGCTCTCTCGCCTTGTCACCCCATCGAGGCACAGCCAGCATGGGCTTGATGCTCCTCATTGCCCTCCTCTCCGTCCTCATCACAAGTCTTATCTTCCTGCCCGCCCTCCTGCAAATTCGCGAAAACTATCGCAAGAGGAAACAGAATAAGCGCGCAACATCAACGCCATAG
- a CDS encoding ATP-dependent Clp protease proteolytic subunit translates to MSVSSHPPTWPTMNTLVPMVVEQTPRGERAYDIYSRLLKERIIFLTGPIHGTMASLICAQLLYLESENPKKDISFYINSPGGEVSAGLAIYDTMHYIHPDISTVCVGMAASMASLLLSCGTDGKRYSLPHSRIMVHQPSGGFQGQASDIEIHAREIISLRSRLNALYVRHTKKSIDIIEKALDRDTFMAPDEAKRFGLIDKIIDKRPHNVSEEP, encoded by the coding sequence ATGTCTGTTTCTTCACATCCGCCAACATGGCCAACAATGAATACGCTCGTGCCTATGGTCGTCGAGCAAACCCCACGTGGCGAACGCGCCTATGATATTTATTCACGCCTCCTCAAAGAACGTATCATCTTCCTCACAGGCCCCATCCATGGGACGATGGCAAGCCTTATCTGCGCCCAATTGCTCTATCTGGAGTCAGAAAATCCCAAAAAAGACATCTCTTTCTATATCAATTCGCCGGGCGGCGAAGTCTCAGCGGGATTAGCCATTTACGATACCATGCACTATATCCACCCCGACATCAGCACGGTCTGTGTCGGCATGGCAGCAAGCATGGCGTCTCTGTTGTTGTCATGTGGCACTGACGGGAAACGCTATAGTCTTCCCCACTCCCGTATCATGGTCCATCAGCCGTCTGGAGGATTCCAAGGACAAGCCTCCGATATTGAAATCCATGCCCGCGAGATTATCTCTCTACGCTCACGCCTCAACGCCCTCTACGTCCGACATACAAAAAAGTCCATCGACATCATCGAAAAAGCCCTCGACCGCGATACCTTCATGGCCCCTGACGAAGCCAAACGCTTTGGCCTTATCGATAAGATTATCGATAAGCGCCCTCACAACGTCAGTGAAGAGCCATAA
- a CDS encoding phosphocholine cytidylyltransferase family protein, giving the protein MHALLLAAGRGLRSQCRQHKILLAYDGVTLLERHMRILAAYPVRHVVIVCGFQKEQVTDAVDSLVPRFPSLHIHVAYNADYALGSALSLACGLNAINTYLQEGESLLLMDGDVLYDGRLIQRLTDSPHKGCLLMDRNMEAGDEPVKIALYEGRIVDMAKRLTTSRYDTLGESVGFFKVDDALTHALWDKTRALIDTGERHAPHEDAIRQLVLDRRYHPCFGVEDVTGTPWMEIDFPHDIHKARHDILPHLQNLPF; this is encoded by the coding sequence ATGCATGCTCTTTTGCTCGCCGCTGGCAGAGGCTTACGCTCCCAATGCCGTCAGCACAAAATCCTCTTAGCGTATGATGGCGTTACCCTCCTCGAACGCCACATGCGCATCCTCGCCGCCTACCCCGTCCGCCATGTTGTCATTGTCTGTGGCTTTCAAAAAGAACAAGTCACGGACGCCGTCGACTCCCTTGTGCCACGATTCCCCTCGCTCCATATCCATGTGGCTTATAATGCCGACTATGCTTTGGGAAGCGCCCTCTCCCTTGCCTGTGGCCTCAATGCCATAAACACGTATCTGCAAGAAGGAGAGTCTCTGCTCCTCATGGATGGCGATGTCCTCTATGACGGGCGTCTTATCCAGCGGTTGACAGATTCCCCCCACAAAGGATGTCTCTTGATGGATAGAAACATGGAGGCGGGAGACGAACCTGTGAAAATTGCTCTCTATGAAGGACGCATTGTCGACATGGCAAAACGTCTCACGACATCCCGCTATGATACGCTGGGTGAGTCCGTTGGCTTCTTTAAAGTCGACGATGCCCTCACCCATGCGCTATGGGATAAAACACGCGCCCTTATCGACACAGGCGAACGCCATGCCCCCCATGAAGATGCCATACGCCAGCTTGTCCTCGATAGACGCTACCATCCATGCTTTGGCGTCGAGGATGTCACAGGCACGCCATGGATGGAAATTGACTTCCCCCACGATATTCATAAAGCCCGCCATGACATCCTTCCGCATTTGCAAAATCTGCCGTTTTAG
- a CDS encoding aminotransferase class V-fold PLP-dependent enzyme: MTAHTGGKGGGKGGDKGSNKEGDSKRKTPLLMTPGPLTTADATRQRMLYDYPSRDTRFSHTINAIRIALRRMVAATPNIIVTLMPGSGTYSIEALLRSTLTPDDMLLVIANGTYSIRMATCAHAIGLPYIRQDHDPHAPIDTQRIEESIRDNPAITHIAMTHCETSSGMLNPYEEVLAIAQRYXP, encoded by the coding sequence ATGACAGCACACACTGGCGGCAAGGGGGGCGGCAAGGGGGGCGACAAGGGGAGCAACAAGGAGGGCGACAGCAAGAGGAAGACACCCCTCCTCATGACACCCGGTCCTCTCACGACAGCAGACGCCACCCGCCAGCGTATGCTCTACGACTATCCCTCGCGCGATACGCGCTTTTCTCACACCATCAACGCCATACGCATCGCCCTTCGCCGCATGGTGGCGGCAACACCGAACATTATCGTCACGCTCATGCCCGGAAGTGGCACGTATAGTATCGAAGCCCTCTTGCGTAGCACTCTCACGCCTGATGACATGCTCCTCGTCATCGCCAATGGCACTTACAGCATACGTATGGCCACATGCGCCCATGCCATCGGCCTGCCATATATCCGCCAAGACCATGACCCTCACGCCCCCATCGATACCCAACGTATCGAGGAGAGCATACGGGACAATCCCGCCATCACCCATATCGCCATGACCCATTGTGAGACATCAAGCGGTATGCTCAATCCCTATGAAGAGGTGCTCGCCATCGCCCAACGCTATGNNCCATGA
- a CDS encoding DUF2335 domain-containing protein — protein sequence MATPPAKKTEQPSTRTPLAPREQQRKSTEVVVRGQVQEKPLPVSSSPEDLKLYDDIVPGMAREVWEETKENSAQRRRIEEQTLRRAY from the coding sequence ATGGCAACGCCACCAGCAAAAAAGACAGAGCAACCTAGCACACGCACCCCTCTTGCGCCTCGTGAGCAACAAAGGAAATCTACAGAGGTGGTTGTGCGAGGACAAGTACAAGAAAAGCCTCTTCCCGTTTCATCGAGTCCTGAGGACTTAAAGCTTTATGACGATATTGTGCCGGGGATGGCGCGGGAAGTATGGGAAGAAACAAAAGAAAATAGCGCACAGAGGAGGCGCATAGAAGAACAAACATTACGTCGAGCCTATTAG
- a CDS encoding ABC transporter substrate-binding protein: MSLRKIFGHACVLWVCFFLLGGAESEAGDSTGVEDESLRAAVAVVEDLHNTLIKSMKGGAGGADFVARYGFIKKAVERDFHLPLMASVIAGYFWRSASETDKTDFIEAFTEFTVTNYASNFMSYSGESFTTKKSFFLGDSRDRVRVNTALYREEKAPAILDYALRRFDGDWYIVDIFLDGRISELARRRSEYRSIDSEGIGLKALTAHLRRTSDENAEEAGGRVPRADGG, from the coding sequence ATGTCGTTACGGAAGATTTTTGGTCATGCCTGTGTGCTGTGGGTCTGTTTTTTTCTGTTGGGTGGGGCTGAGAGTGAGGCTGGCGACAGCACGGGAGTCGAGGACGAGTCGTTGCGTGCGGCGGTGGCTGTGGTGGAGGATTTGCATAACACGCTCATTAAGAGCATGAAGGGTGGTGCGGGCGGCGCTGATTTTGTGGCGCGCTATGGTTTCATTAAGAAGGCTGTGGAGAGGGATTTTCACCTTCCTTTGATGGCGTCGGTGATAGCGGGATATTTTTGGCGTAGTGCCAGCGAGACTGATAAGACTGACTTTATCGAGGCATTTACGGAATTCACGGTAACAAATTACGCCTCTAATTTCATGTCGTATAGTGGGGAGTCGTTTACGACAAAGAAGTCTTTCTTTTTAGGGGATAGTCGGGATAGGGTGCGCGTGAACACGGCGCTCTATCGTGAGGAGAAAGCGCCTGCTATTCTTGACTATGCCTTGAGGCGTTTTGATGGCGATTGGTATATCGTGGATATTTTTTTGGATGGGCGTATCAGCGAGTTGGCGCGGAGGCGTTCTGAATATCGTTCTATAGACTCGGAAGGCATCGGTCTCAAGGCGCTCACTGCTCATTTACGCCGCACGAGTGACGAGAATGCGGAAGAGGCGGGAGGTCGCGTGCCGCGCGCCGATGGCGGATGA
- a CDS encoding NAD(P)H-hydrate epimerase produces the protein MQDSCAARLHALHSPDTDMLLTQAQSRDADAYAIAHHAPSLTLMENAARHVCRHAQKMLAHSTKTHVTVLVGPGNNGGDGLACARLLRQQGVNARCALLTEHFAGDAATMAKRWDGQSLSLTALLQEQDSFQRHLFIDGLFGIGLTRPLCSIPALTIERLNQCQSLVLAIDMPSGLHSDTGRVVSDNTHQGNAPYATRTITFFSLKPAHLLYPAKAHCGAVYVANLLDEATSQHHHACLRHATRHGPSLRMNTPRQWRHVIERQTRYDDHKYRRGVVSVYGDYGRFPLTSIGASRLTACSAALCDVGMVRLASDTPETCHKQLFTQSPTMWASWLDDAHGTSYVLGPGLITKQSAMRRPFGALFRLLRTTIHRLNAKSQRTPYPPTLILDAGMLHPPLMAWLSRQERHFTLILTPHIGEALRCWHHLQQRQQSKWQWAQKIASLMRATLILKGTDSVVAHHDGRIIINAHTSSALATAGSGDILSGILAGLCASNPVHDPFLKSAAAIYCHADAAIEALRHSAHPVNPSHILSFLPIALARWQHMRYI, from the coding sequence ATGCAAGACTCTTGCGCCGCTCGACTCCATGCCCTTCATAGTCCAGACACGGACATGCTTTTGACGCAAGCACAAAGCCGTGACGCTGATGCCTACGCCATCGCTCACCATGCGCCTTCCCTCACACTGATGGAGAACGCCGCCCGCCATGTGTGTCGCCATGCGCAAAAGATGCTTGCCCACAGCACAAAAACCCATGTGACGGTCCTTGTGGGGCCCGGCAATAATGGCGGTGACGGCTTGGCATGCGCCCGCCTCCTCCGTCAGCAAGGCGTCAACGCACGGTGTGCCCTTCTCACCGAACATTTTGCCGGTGATGCGGCAACAATGGCAAAACGCTGGGATGGTCAGTCCCTCTCCTTGACGGCGCTCTTGCAAGAGCAAGACTCTTTCCAGCGCCATCTGTTTATCGATGGCCTATTCGGTATCGGTCTCACACGTCCCCTTTGTTCGATACCCGCCCTCACCATCGAACGCCTCAATCAATGCCAGAGCCTCGTCCTCGCCATCGATATGCCAAGCGGCCTTCATAGCGATACGGGAAGGGTCGTCTCTGATAACACCCATCAAGGGAACGCCCCCTACGCCACGCGCACCATCACGTTTTTTAGCCTCAAGCCCGCCCACCTTCTCTATCCCGCTAAAGCCCATTGTGGCGCTGTCTATGTTGCCAACCTTCTGGACGAAGCAACGTCACAGCATCACCATGCATGCCTCCGTCATGCCACCCGCCATGGACCATCCCTCCGCATGAATACGCCACGTCAGTGGCGTCACGTCATAGAACGCCAGACCCGTTATGACGACCATAAATATCGGCGCGGGGTTGTCTCTGTCTATGGCGACTATGGGCGTTTTCCTCTCACCTCCATCGGCGCAAGCCGTCTCACTGCTTGTTCTGCCGCCCTCTGTGACGTGGGCATGGTGCGTCTTGCCAGCGATACACCTGAGACATGCCATAAGCAGCTCTTCACACAATCACCAACGATGTGGGCGTCATGGCTTGACGATGCGCATGGCACAAGCTACGTCCTAGGGCCCGGGCTTATCACCAAACAGAGCGCCATGCGCCGTCCCTTTGGCGCATTGTTTCGCCTGTTACGCACGACCATCCACCGCCTCAACGCAAAAAGCCAAAGGACGCCATATCCGCCTACCCTTATCCTCGATGCGGGCATGCTCCACCCCCCCTTGATGGCATGGCTCTCTCGACAGGAAAGACACTTTACACTTATCTTGACACCGCATATAGGCGAAGCCTTGCGCTGTTGGCATCACCTCCAACAGCGACAACAGAGCAAGTGGCAATGGGCGCAAAAAATCGCATCGCTCATGCGCGCAACCCTTATCCTCAAAGGCACAGATAGTGTGGTTGCTCACCATGATGGGCGTATCATCATCAACGCCCATACGAGTTCTGCTCTTGCGACCGCTGGCAGTGGCGATATACTCAGCGGCATCCTTGCTGGCCTGTGCGCATCAAACCCCGTCCATGATCCCTTCCTCAAAAGCGCCGCTGCCATTTACTGCCACGCTGACGCCGCCATCGAAGCCCTTCGCCATAGCGCCCACCCCGTCAATCCATCCCATATCCTCTCTTTTCTCCCCATAGCCCTTGCGAGATGGCAACATATGCGATACATATAG
- the aepY gene encoding phosphonopyruvate decarboxylase — protein sequence MIAAQDFFSALKAYHYRFFCGVPCSYLTPLINATISDETLTYVGATNEGEAVAMALGARVAGVPSVFMCQNSGLGNGVSPLTSLAEPFRIPLLCIVTWRGEDQRHAEPQHEKMGQITHDLITLMGLGMCPFPKKKEDIVPCLHKAEQHYKTHATPFVLVMSQGDVKKETLREKAWRARPKGHIHDFRERKESVPSRFETLRHVRAIVPRHCPLIATTGKCGRELFTIEDHDAHFYQVGAMGYASAFAFGVALHTERDVIVLDGDGAALMHMGSMATIGAYAPPHYTHIVLDNACHDSTGGQSTISPMIDFCAIAQACGYRHIYQSDSLASLETCYTHRQACRHSGQEGAQGPAFIHMRIQAGSIAPLGRPSVDTPSLAKRFSAFLQQTA from the coding sequence ATGATTGCCGCCCAAGATTTTTTTTCTGCCCTCAAAGCGTATCATTATCGTTTTTTTTGTGGTGTTCCTTGCTCTTATCTGACGCCTCTTATCAACGCCACCATTTCTGACGAGACGCTCACCTATGTTGGTGCGACCAATGAAGGCGAAGCCGTGGCGATGGCCTTAGGGGCGCGTGTTGCTGGTGTTCCTAGCGTCTTCATGTGTCAAAATTCTGGCTTAGGGAATGGCGTGAGTCCGTTGACATCATTGGCTGAGCCTTTTCGTATTCCTCTTTTATGTATCGTCACATGGCGCGGTGAAGACCAGCGCCATGCCGAGCCACAGCATGAAAAGATGGGGCAGATAACCCATGACCTCATCACCCTCATGGGGCTAGGAATGTGCCCTTTTCCTAAAAAGAAAGAAGACATTGTCCCATGTCTCCATAAGGCAGAACAGCACTATAAAACCCATGCCACGCCCTTTGTGCTTGTGATGTCGCAAGGGGATGTGAAGAAAGAAACCTTGCGAGAGAAGGCGTGGCGCGCCCGCCCTAAGGGGCATATCCATGATTTTCGAGAGAGGAAGGAGAGCGTGCCTTCGCGTTTCGAGACTCTACGCCATGTGCGCGCCATCGTCCCGCGCCATTGTCCCCTGATAGCGACCACAGGAAAATGCGGGCGCGAGCTCTTCACCATCGAAGACCATGACGCCCACTTCTATCAAGTAGGGGCGATGGGATATGCCAGCGCTTTTGCTTTTGGTGTCGCTCTTCACACAGAGAGAGACGTCATCGTGTTAGATGGGGATGGCGCTGCCTTGATGCACATGGGCTCGATGGCGACTATTGGCGCTTATGCGCCGCCTCACTACACCCATATTGTCTTGGATAACGCATGCCATGACTCCACAGGCGGACAAAGCACCATCTCACCCATGATTGATTTTTGTGCCATCGCACAAGCTTGCGGTTATCGCCATATTTATCAAAGCGACTCCCTTGCGTCCCTAGAGACATGCTACACGCACCGCCAAGCCTGTCGCCATAGCGGACAAGAGGGTGCGCAAGGTCCTGCCTTCATTCATATGCGGATACAGGCGGGGTCTATAGCGCCCTTAGGCAGGCCATCGGTGGATACGCCGTCATTGGCAAAACGCTTCAGCGCTTTTTTACAACAGACGGCATAA